One window from the genome of Tachysurus vachellii isolate PV-2020 chromosome 5, HZAU_Pvac_v1, whole genome shotgun sequence encodes:
- the LOC132846417 gene encoding C1q-related factor-like — MLLIILVVLIPVLVNSVGGNEDSSHYKMLGTCRMVCDPYPDKAGTVETGISLPTDGDAAVTHIQAEAEPLSDHSVSPPLPTYIHGRPGKPGKPGPPGPPGPPGEPGPPGPMGPPGEKRITSVAGIGSFNTGSRVAFYAGLRNPQEGYEILRFDDVVTNIGNNYDGATGKFVCKVPGTYFFTYNVLMRGGDGTSMWADLVKNGQVRASAIAQDQDQSYDYASNTVILHLDPGDEIFIKLDGGKAHGGNSNKYSTFAGFILYSD; from the exons ATGCTTCTCATCATTTTGGTCGTACTCATTCCTGTCTTGGTGAACTCAGTAGGTGGCAACGAGGACAGTAGCCACTACAAGATGTTGGGCACCTGCCGCATGGTTTGCGATCCTTACCCGGATAAGGCTGGTACTGTTGAAACGGGAATCAGCTTGCCGACAGACGGCGACGCAGCCGTAACGCACATCCAAGCAGAGGCGGAGCCGCTAAGTGACCACAGTGTGAGCCCACCTTTGCCAACATACATCCACGGCAGGCCGGGAAAACCTGGAAAACCGGGACCTCCTGGACCACCAGGACCACCCGGAGAGCCCGGTCCTCCAGGTCCGATGGGTCCaccaggggaaaaaagaatcaCATCAGTAGCTGGCATTGGCAGCTTTAATACAGGTTCACGTGTGGCATTCTATGCTGGTCTGAGGAACCCACAAGAGGGCTATGAAATCCTGAGGTTTGATGATGTGGTCACCAACATCGGCAACAATTACGACGGTGCGACAGGGAAGTTTGTGTGCAAGGTGCCCGGTACATACTTTTTTACCTACAATGTTCTGATGAGGGGCGGCGATGGGACCAGCATGTGGGCAGATCTTGTGAAAAATGGACAG GTGAGGGCAAGTGCTATAGCCCAGGACCAGGATCAGAGCTATGATTACGCCTCGAACACAGTGATCCTGCACCTGGACCCAGGAGACGAGATCTTCATCAAGCTGGATGGCGGCAAAGCTCACGGTGGAAACAGCAACAAATACAGCACCTTTGCAGGCTTCATCCTTTACTCTGATTAG
- the dcakd gene encoding dephospho-CoA kinase domain-containing protein, whose amino-acid sequence MFLVGLTGGIASGKSTVSSQLRGLGCPVIDADVVARRVVEPQTRAYRLLVQYFGQDVLLENGEIDRQKLGQIIFTDPEKRRMLNSITHPEIHRAMLKEILYYFIRGYRYVILDVPLLFETRRLTNLMKHTVVVYCDPATQLSRLMQRDSLSREEAEQRIAAQMPLSEKRGLARHVIENSSSREDTHRQVLRLHTALDDSTEYLPIRAVAVAAIAGLGGLFLYMVKLLTS is encoded by the exons ATGTTTCTGGTCGGACTAACGGGAGGAATCGCCTCAGGAAAGAGCACCGTGTCCTCTCAGCTCCGGGGTCTCGGCTGTCCTGTCATCGATGCAGATGTCGTGGCCAGGAGAG TGGTGGAGCCTCAGACCCGAGCGTACCGGCTCCTCGTGCAGTACTTCGGGCAGGACGTTCTGCTGGAGAACGgtgagatagacagacagaagctCGGACAGATCATCTTCACTGACCCTGAGAAACGCAGAATGCTAAACTCCATCACACACCCCGAGATCCACAGAGCCATGCTCAAAGAGATCCTGTACTATTTCATCCGAG GTTACCGGTATGTCATTCTGGACGTTCCTCTGCTGTTCGAGACGCGTCGTCTCACTAACTTGATGAAGCACACGGTCGTCGTGTACTG TGACCCCGCCACTCAGCTGTCTCGGCTCATGCAGCGCGACTCCCTGAGCCGGGAGGAGGCAGAACAGCGCATTGCTGCCCAGATGCCCCTGAGTGAGAAGCGAGGACTGGCCAGACATGTAATCGAAAACTCCAGCTCGCGTGAGGACACACACCGTCAGGTCCTGCGCTTACACACCGCACTGGACGACTCCACGGAGTACCTTCCCATCAGAGCCGTCGCCGTGGCAGCCATCGCCGGGCTGGGAGGACTCTTTCTGTACATGGTTAAACTCCTAACATCTTAG